The genomic interval TGGATGAGGCATCCGTGAAGCGACGGGCGGAGGTGCTGGAGGGGATGAATTTGTGTGATGCGTCTTCGGGCGAATTGGAGGCGTTGTTGCCGCTCGCGAATGGGTCGGTGGCGAAGGTGGCGATGCGGGTGGCACTGGTGATGGATGTGGAGCGTCGTGCGTTGTTTACGGTGCACTTCATGCAGGAATTGGAGTCGAAGTCGAAGGCGAAGACTGAGACGGAAGAGAAGGCGGAGGCGCAGGTTCAAGCTGAGCCACAAGTTCGAATTCCTGTTGAGAAGGCGGCTGCGGAATTTCGTCACCCGCTGATGCTGGTGGATCGATTTCAGGAGATGGAGGATGAGGAAGAAGAGTCGCTGGAGTCGGAGCAGGTGGAGTTGTTGTCGACCGATGCGCATGGTCGCGTGGCCTCTTGGACGGAGGAGGCGACTGAGATTTTTGGGTTTGCGAAGGAAGAGATTCTCGGTCGTGGTTTGCATTTGTTGTTCCGTCCCTCGGACGCGACGGGGTTTTGTCAGGATCTGGCGAAGCACCATGCGCTGGCGTTTGGCGGCAAGGTGGTCGAGTGGACTTTTTATCACAAGGTTCACGGCCGAAGTGTTGGCTCATTTGTTCTGAATGCAGTGGGAGATTCGCCGCTGGCGGTGCAGTTGAAATTGAAGCAGAAGCAGAAAGTGGCTGCGACCGTTGGGGTGGATGCGGAAGAAGTGGATGTCGATCTGGATCACGCGATGGAGCAGCAGCGGGTGGTGATTGGGGAGACGCATCAGCGGGTGAAGGATCAATTGCAGATCATCAACTCGATGCTGAATCTGCAGTTGAACACGTTGCGCAACGAAGAAGCACGACATGCGTTGCGTTCGAGTCAGAATCGCATCGGCTCGATTGCGGCGTTGCATCATCATTTGTCGCGGATGGCGGCGGGCGAGGAGATGAATTTCAAGGCGTTTGTGGCGGGGTTGATTGAGCGGTTGCGTGAGTGTTTTGATGTGCCTGCGGGGCGGGTGCATGTGGAGATCGATTTGTCGAAGAAGCAGGTGCCGGAGAAGTGGTTGCTGCCCTTGTCACTGGCGTTGAATGAGATGGTTTCCAACGTGTTCAAGCATGCGTTTCCCGGGGATCGGATCGGCGTGGTGGAAGTGGCATTGCATTGGAATGGGGAGATGGGGGCGCTTTCGGTGGTGGACGACGGCATTGGATTCGCGGCGGATTTTGATGATCATCACCATGAAGGCATGGGTCTGAAAATTTTACGGGTTTTTGCGGGTCAGTTGGGTGGGGAGATCAAGATGAACCATGGCGCGAATGGCGGGGCTGAGGTGGTTTTGCAGTTTCCGGTGAAGCGGGCTTAACCAAGGTCTCAACGGGGGAAGAAGACGATTTTCTGCTTGCGTGAGTCTTGGGAACTCAACGATAGTCCGGCTGTGGAAAATATGGATACCCCTGATAAACTTAGTGTGTTGATGGTTGACTGTGGGGCGGGGGTTCGATCGCTGGCGGGTGAGGCTTTGATTGAGGCGGGGTTTGAATTGGTGGGGGCGGAGTCAGAGAGACTCGGGTTACAGGATGCACTGGATCTGGCGGGGCGGCGTGAGGTGGATGTGGTGGTGATGGGGAGTGAGGAGAAAGATGTGCAGCGGATCCTGACAGTGGCGCGTCAGTTGTTGTTGGAGGGCGGTCCGGTGGCGGTGGTGCACTTGATGAGTGCGGATGAAGTGGAGCGGATTTCGGAGGTTTTAGGGAACGATTTAGGGGAGTGTGTGCTGGTGCCGTTCAGCAAGGAACAACTGGCGGTTTCGGTGCAGGCGGCGGTCGCGCGGCGCTTGCGTGTGATGGAGGCAAAATTGCCGGAGCTGGGAGTGATGGAAGTGCTGGATGGACTGGACGAAGGTCTTTTGGTGGCGGATTTTGCGGGGCGGGTGAAGTGGGTAAATCGAGCAGCGACGCTGATGCTGGGGATGGAGGGCAACGAATTGTTGGGGCGCGATCTGAGTTCGGTTTATCAGGTGAATTTGCCGGATGGTGGCGAGGTGAAGTCCTTTTCAGCGGCGACGGGAGTGCCGAGGTTGCTGAGTTTGAAAAACAAGCTGGGGGAGGTGGGATTGATTGAGGATCGTTGCTCGGTGCTGCATGATGCGATGGGTGAGGTGCAGGGGGTGGCGATTTTATTCCGGCGTTTGTCGAAGGTTGAGGCGGCGGCGAAGGAAAGGGATTCGAATTTGGTGGACAGCGTGACCGATCCGTTGCTGGCGGTGGATGCGGAGTGGAAGATTGTTTTTGCCAACGGGGCGGCGGCGAGATGGCTGGGTGCGGTGGGAGAAAATTTGCGGGGGCGATGGTGGTGGGAGCTGTTGCCGGAGTCGGCGCGGGAAATGCATGAGGCGGCTTTTGTAAAGGCGTGGGAGCGACGCGAAGCGCTGGGGGCGGAGATTTTTATGGAGGGCAGCGGGGCGTGGTATGAGGTGAGATCGTATCCGCATGGCGACGGGCGCCTGATGTGGATGAAGGACATCACGACGCGCAAGCTGGAATGGGAGCGCGGCAACCGGTTGGACCGGCTGGAGTCGTTGGGATTGCTGGCGCGTGGGTTTGCGCACGACTTCAACAATCTACTGACGGTGTTGCTGGGCAATCTGTCTTTGGCCGAACACCGGCTGGGGGCGGGTGGACCGGTGATGGAGATTCAGTCGGCACGGCAGGCGACGCTTTTGGCGCAGGGTTTGGTGCAGCAGTTGTTGACGTTTGCTCGAGGGGGAGCGCCGGTGAAGCGGGCCATTGCGCTGGCGGATCTGGTGAAGCATTTTTTTGAGCAGCATCCGAAGGTGGTGGGGATTGAGTATGGGATCGAGGTGCAGGAAGGACTGCCGTCGATGGCGTTGGATCCGAATCAGATTCGGCGTTTGTTGGGGAACCTGGTGCGCAATGCCGAGCAGGCGACGTCGAGGGGTGGTCGGATTGTGGTGAAGTGTGAGGCAGCGGATCCGAGCAGCATGTTTGGACATGATGTGTTGAAGGATGCGCCGGAGTCGCTGGCGGGAATGGTGCTGGAGGTGGAGGACAATGGGGAAGGGATTGAGGCGCAGAATTTGCCGCACATTTTTGAGCCGTATTTCACGACGCGGAAGAAGCAAAACGCGACGGGTTTGGGGTTGACGGTTTGTGAATCCATTGCCCGGGCGCATGGGGGAACGATCAATGTTTATGCGGTGAAACCGCGAGGCACAAGGGTGCGGTTTTTTCTGCCGGTGGAAGAGGATGCGGCTGGGAATGATGGGGAGCCGGAAATGCTGGAGATGAAAGGACCAGGACCGGGCAGGACGCCGAGAATTCTGGTGCTGGAAGATGATCACCTGGTGCGGGCATTGATCTGCCGTGGATTACAGAGTCAGGGGTATGAGGTGACGGAGACGGTGGATGGATTGGAGACGGTGCGGCTTTATGAGCAGTCGATGAAGGAAGGGCGCGCTTTTGATGTGGTGATTCTGGATTTGAGCATTCCGAATGGGATGGGCGGAGTGCGCACGATGGAGAAGTTGCGGGCCTTGGATCCGCAGGTGTTGGCTTTGGTCAGTAGCGGGTATTCGGATGATCCGGCGATGGCGCAGCCTTCAGCGTATGGTTTTGCGGCGGTGCTGCCGAAGCCGTATGAACCGTTGGAGTTGATCCATGTGGTTCAGCGGTTGCTGGATGAGCGGATGAAGAGTGGGAGGGGAGGAGAGGTCAATCACCATTCATTCATCATTTTGATTTTCTAGAATGAATAGAGAGCCCAACCGCCATCCCGATCAGGCCGAGGGGGACACTTATCAATGGCCAGAATAACGGACCACCTGTGTCACCAAAAGCGGCTGCGATGAAAAGCAGCGCCACTGGTAGCAGGCACCCCCCGGCCCCTCCTCCCAGGATGGCATATACGCAACCCGGCGGTTTTTGCCGCTCGTCATCCTGAAACCGGGTTGGTGGCAATGGCCGCATCTAAGGCTAAGACACTCAATTACTGAGCCCAGTTGAGGTCGAGGGTGAGGTTGTTGACGCCTTCTCTGACTTCGGTGGTGAGTTCGTCGGGACTGTTGGGGGAGATTTTGGTGGTTTCAGCGATGCCGGCGGGGGCTTGTTGGGTGCTGAGATTGGCGTCAGCGGCGGAGAACATGATTTTTAGATGATGTTTGCCGACGGGAATCTGGTCGCGGTTTTTGGCGCTGAATTCGCCGTTGCGGATGCGGGCGGTGATGAGGGGGAGGAGGTTGTCCTCAGGAACAAAGGTGATGCTGCCCCAGGTGATGGGTTTGCCGTTGATGGTGATTTTGCCGCTGACCTCACCGGTGGCGGAGGGACGGAGGAAGCGGTTGTTGCGGAGCCAGTGGGTGAGGTGTCGGCTCCAGGTGGAGAGGATGGGATCGCCTTGCATGAGGCCGACGCCGTGGACACCGCGCTGGTAGATGTGGAGTTCGGCGGGGATTTTGTTCTGGCGAAGGGCGAGGTAAAAAGCGACGGCGTTTTCGGCGGGGACGGCGGTGTCTTCATCGGTTTGAAAGATGAAGGTGGGCGGGGTTTCGGCGGTGACGTTGTGCTGGCTGGAGAGCTTTTTGGCGAGCTCGTCGTCCGCTTTTTTGTCGGGTCCGAGAAGGTTGTTGCGGCTGCCTTTGTGGGTGTAGGTGTCGGACATGGAGATGACAGGGTAGCCGAGCACGAGGAAGTCGGGACGGGAGGAGGCGCGTTCGATTTTGTCGGGGGCATCGGGGTTGCCTTTGTCGAAGAGGGTGCCGGCGGTGCTGGCGAGGTGTCCCCCGGCGCTGAAGCCGGTGATGCCGATGCGGGAGGAGTCGATGTTGTATTCTTCGGCGTGGTCGCGCACCCAGCGGATGGCACGTTTGGCATCGTTGAGCGGGGTGGGGTGATGGTAGCCGGTGCCGCTGTGACGATAAGTGAGGACAAAGGCGGTGACGCCGATGCTGTTGTAGTATTGGGCGACTTGTTTGCCTTCGTGGTCGAGGGCGAGTCCTCCATAACCGCCGCCGGGGCAGATGACGACGGCCGCGCCGCTGGAGTTGGTTTCGGGACAGTAGACGTCGAGGGTTGGCTGGTGTTCGGGGCCGGGTCCCTTGGCATCAGGGGCACCTTCGGGCCAAAGAGGAACAGCGCGTTGATTGACAGGTGCGGGATCTCGAGCGGAAGCAGCGGGTTGGGCGACGCTGATATTGATGGCTAAGGCAGCGAAGAGGAGGGATGCAGCTAGGGCTTTCATCAGAGGAAAAGATGGAAAGGAAGGAGGGATGGATAAAAAAAGAAAGACCATCGGGATGGTCTTTCTATCTTAATATGGGGCCGCGTTGGTTGCCAGTGCAAACGCGGGTGGATAAAAGGAGACTGAAAGGCTCGAGGACGAGCCTTCTACTTTTTTACTTCTCGGTGCGGCCGTTGGTTTCCCAGCCGCCGCCGAGTGCTTTGTAGATGGCAACGAGGGAGGTGGCGGTGAGGGTTTCGCTTTCGGCTAGCTGACTTTGGGCGTCGAGCAGTTCGCGCTGGGCGTCCAGGACGGTGAGAAAGTCGGCGACCCCGTTTTGATAACGCTCACGAGCGAGGTCGGCGGCTTGTTGGGAGGCATTGGCGGACTCGCGCAGGTAGTTGCGGCGGGCGCGTTGACGCCCATAAGCGACGAGAGCGTTTTCGGTTTCTTCGAGGGCTCCGAGAACGGTTTGTTCGTATTCAGCGAGACTGCGTTGGGTGCGGGCACTGGAGGCTTTGATCTGTGCCTGAACACGACCGAGGTCGAAGGCGGCCCAACGGATGCTGGGACCGAAGGAGGTGGCATCGGCTCCAGAGCGACCCAGGCCACTGAAGCTTTCAGCTTGAAGGGCGGCGGTGCCGTTGAAGGTGACACTCGGGAAGAGGTCGGCGGTGGCAACTCCGACACGCTGGGTGGCGGCCTCGAGTTGTTTTTCGACCGCGTAAACATCGGGACGACGGCGGAGAAGGTCAGCAGGATTGCCGATGCGCACCAGGCTCGGCAGGGCGGGCATGGGGCGGGACTTGATGAGTTCGCTTTTCAAAGCCGATGGCTGGGCGCCGACGAGGACGCTGAGGCGATGGATGTCCTGATGGATGGCGCTTTCGATGAGGGGAATGGCGGCCAGGGTGGAGTTCAGCAGTGCCCGGGAGCGGGAGGTGTCGAGCTCGGTGCCGCGACCGCCTTGAAGGAGGCTTTCGGTGAGCTTGAGGGTTTCGCCCTGGTTGTTGGCGTTTCGGCGGGCGACGGCGAGTTGATTCTGCAATCCGCGAAGGTCGAGGTAGGCGGAGGCGACCTCACCGGTGATGGCGACCATGACGGCGTTGCGGGTGGCTTCGGCGCTTTCGACGTCGGCACGGGCAGCCCAGTTGGAACGGCGGACGCGTCCCCAGAGGTCGAGTTCCCAAGTGGCGTCGAATCCGGCTTCATAAACTTCAGAACCGCGACCGTTGCTGCCCCCCCCGCCGAAGCCGGTGAAGCGGCCCTGGCTGGTCTGGGTGCTGGAGCGTTGGTTGGTGTAGCTTCCGCCGGAGGTGACGGTGGGGAAGTAGTCGAAACGGACGGAGTTGCGCAGGGCGCGGGCTTCTTCAATGTTGGCGGCGGCGATGCGCAGGTCGTGGTTGGCGGCAATGGCGCGGTCGATGAGAGAGTTCAGCTTGGCATCGTTGAACTTGCGCCACCACAGGGGAACGGCGGCGGCGGTCGAGAAACCGGATTCCTTGGTGCTGAATTTTTCGTCCACCGGAGTTTCCGGTTTGGTGTAGTTGGGGCCGACTGCGCAGGAGGACAGGGAGGCGAGGACGAGAATGCTGAAGCTGAACAACGCGGTGGGACGGGGAGCCATGAGACGGGAAGTGAAGGAGAGACTGCTGAAAATGCAAGTGATTGCTTGCGTCATTGGGGATGCACCATCATTACGTTTCAGCCCGCGCATGGGCTCAAGTTTTTTTGAACGCAAAGCGAGGGCCAACCTGGACGTGCGGCTTTTGGCGACGCAGGGTTTGAAGCCGAGGACCGATGGAGGGTGGCGACGTGGTTCAGATGCCATCGAAATATTCGTCGCCGTCGCAAATACGTTGAAGCACGCGGAGCAGATTTTTTGGTGAGGTGGTTTTGGCAACGTATCCGCAGGCTCCCAGGTCACGGGCACGACGGGCATAATCGATGTCGTCGTGCATGGAAATCATGAGAACGCGGGTGGTGGGCCAGGTTTGCAGCACTTGTTCAGTGAGCTCGAAGCCGTCTCCATCCGGCAATGAGACGTCCACGATGAGCAGATGGGGGCGGGTCTTGACGAGTTGCTGGCGCGCGGCGGCCAAGTCTGGAGCGGTCCAGGTGAGCCGGAGATCGGGGGCGTCTTCGGCAATACTTTTAAAAATAGCACGGATGATCGCGTGATCATCAACGACTGCCAGGCTGAAGGTGGGGGAGTCCGCAACCACGACATCGACTTCAGGGTAGGGACTGGAAGCGAGGTTCATGGGAATTGAACGCTGACACTGAAGAAGTTGGGGCCTTCAGCGCAGTAGCTCGAATTAGACCTTTATCGGGAAGGAGCGCTCAAAGATTTTTTAAAATTTTTGCGTCCTTTATCGTTTTGCTTCGTAAAGCGAGGCGATGCCGCCATGAAGCGGTGTGCAGGTGCAGTCGGTGAAACCATTGGAATCAATCAATTGGCACATGGCGTTGCCTGAGGGGAACTTTTCAATGGAACCGCAGAGGTATTGATAAGCGGCGCGTTCTCCGGTGAGAAGTCCAGCGATGCGTGGCATGAAATGACGCAGGTAAAACAGGTGCGCGGCCCGCAGCGGGCGCGAGGTGGGCAGGGAAAAATCGAGGACGAAGAGGGAACCGCCAGGTTTGAGAACGCGGGCCATTTCTTTGAGGGCGTCGGCCCAGGAAGCCATGTTGCGGAGGCCGAAGGCGACCGTGACGACATCGGCGGTGGCGTCTTCGATGGGGAGGTCGAGGGCATCGGCGACGATGAGGTTTTTGAGTCCGCGCAGACGGGCCTGGTCGAGCATGGGCTCTGAGAAATCGGCACCGAGGATGTGGGCGTCGGGGCAGCGGGACTGGATCTCGGCGGCGAGGTCTCCGCTGCCGGTGGCGAGGTCGAGAACGAACTTGGGATTGAGGGCCTGGACGCGGCGGGCGGTGGTTTTGCGCCAGAGGACGTCGATGCCGAGGCTGAGCACGTGGTTGGTGAGCACGTAGCGTCCGGCGATGGATGCAAATGCATTGCGGACGAATCCTGAATCTTGACCTGTCATCTCCTTCTCCTCCATGGTGGCGATCTCCAGTGCGCAAGGGGGGCTCGCGGGTTTCGGCGAAAAGGGGAGATGGTGCTCACGAGAGGACTCGAACCTCCACGATGTTACTCACTAGAACCTGAATCTAGCGCGTCTACCAATTCCGCCACGTGAGCATGATTCCTGCAGCAGGATAGATAACTTGCGCAGGATCGTAAGGTTCTCAACTGGAATTTTTGGGGAATTGGGGGCGGAGGCGGAAGTTGGAAGTGGGAAGTGGGAAGTCGGAAGTCGGAATGCGGAAGTCGGAATGCGGAAGTCGGAGACGTGAGGTCGACTGGATGTTATGGGTGAGCTGCGGTTTGGTGGGGCCGGCTTGAACCCGGTCTGGGCATGGGCCTGCCCGTCGAACAGGAGGTGCCTACTGCCTTACTTGCCACTTGGCCGCGTTTCAATCGCCAACGCGACCGGAGGCAGGGGTTTGGATGCGGAAGAGGTAGTTGGTGGCGGGCGGGGGGGAACCGAGTGGGGCGATGGCGGCCCCGACGTTGTAGAGTTTGCTGGCGTTGTTGAAGAAGTAGAGTTTGCCATCGGTGCCGAAGCAGAGTCCATCGGGCCATAGCAGACGGGGATCGGTGATGAGGTGGGTGTATTGTTTGCTGCCGGCGGTGATCATGCCGATGCTTTTGGCGGCGAGATCGGAGACGTAGATGTTGTTTTTGGCATCGATGGTGATGCCGTTGCAGAGGGGTTTGGAGGCGTATTGCTCAACATGACTGGCGAGCTGCTCGGCGCTGAGTAAGTCGTTGCGCAGGTGCTCGGTGCGGATGCGGAAGAGCCAGGTGGATCGCATGGGACCGAAGTAGAGCCATTCACCTTTGCGGTCGATGGCGATGGGATTGATGCCGCCTTGAGGATCGGTGATGGTGCCGTCGAGTCGTTTGGTAACCTGCGGTTGGTGATCGATGATGAGTTCGAGTCCGGGGTTGGCAAGAACGGAAGGATGACCTTGCAGAACACGGCGTGCCATGCCGGTGTTGAGGTCGAGAACGATCAGGGCCGCGTCGGGGCCGCTGGCGGGATCGCCAATGTAGATGAAGGGCGTTTCGGGATCGAGCACGAGGTCGTCGAGGAGCGAGCTGGGAAGGATGGCGGGGGCTCCAAGATGGATCACGCGCTGCAGACGGTTTTTGTCGTAGTCCCAAGCAACGACCTTGGGCGTGATCTCGCTGCGGCGACCGTGATCGATCATCCACACGATGCCGTGTTTGTCAGCCTGCATGCCTTCAATGGCGTCGAGTTGTAGGGGATCGCCCGGGGCGGCCTGGCTGACGCTTTCATTGGGGAAGGGTTTGGATTCGCCTTTTTTGTTGATCTCGACGATGCGGTTTTGCGGGCGTTGTTCAAAGCTGACGCTGAGAAGGTAGTTGCCGTTGGGGACCATGGTGAGTCCGGCCGGGGCGAGGGGAAGTTGAAAAAGAACCTCCAGCGCGGGAGGTTTCGCGGCGAACGCCGAATGCAGACTGCACCCGATCATGACCACGACCATGAGCAGGCAGAGCAAAGCTCGCAGCGCATGGGAGTGAGGGGGCCGGACAGGCATGATGGTAAGATGTCGAGAAAAGTTAAAAGTTGAAAGTCAAAAGTGAAAAGTGGCATGCGGTGCCGGGCACTTGCTGTATGGATAGGTCGGTGATTTTAACTTTTAGCCCCCGTTCTATTTTTTGTGATTGATCAACTGCATGCCCAACTCGGTGATGAAAAGATAACGCGAATGGTGGGGGCGTTTTATGCCCGGGTGAAGGACGATGATTTGATTGGGCCGATGTATCCGGATGATGATTGGGAGGGCGCGGAAAAGCGCTTGCGGGATTTTTTGATCTATCGGTTTGGCGGGCCGGACACCTACATCAGAGAGCGCGGGCATCCGCGTTTGAGGGGCCGGCATTTGCCGTTCAAGATTGGGGTGGCGGAGCGGGATCGCTGGCTGGATTTGATGGGGCAGGCGATGCGGGAGGCGGAGGTGCCGGTGGAGGTCGCACCAGTGCTGGGGGCGTTTTTTGCGCAGATCGCGGATTTCATGCGGAACACGGAGGGGTGATGGAGACGATGAATTTGCGCGGGGCATTAAAGGAACATTTTGGGCATGAAGGTTTCCGCCCGGGGCAGGAGCGTGTGGTCGAGGCATTGCTGGCGGGGAAGTCGGCGCTGGCAGTGTTTCCGACGGGTGGAGGCAAGTCGATTTGTTATCAGTTGCCGGCGTTGTTGATGGAAGGATTGACGCTGGTGATCTCGCCGTTGATTGCGTTGATGAAGGATCAGGTGGAGGCGTTGAAGGCGCGCGGCATTGCGGCGGCAAGGTTGGATTCCACGTTGTCGGCAGCGGAGGTGCAGGGGGTGTTTGCGGACATGCGCGCGGGACGGTTGAAGCTGCTGTATATCGCGCCGGAACGATTGATGAATGAATCGTTCATGGAACGGCTCGGGCAGACAAAGATTGCTCTGCTGGCGATTGATGAGGCGCATTGCATTTCGGAATGGGGTCACAATTTCCGACCGGAGTATCTGCGGCTGGCAGCAGTGGCGCGTCGCTTGAAGCTGCATCCGGTGCTGGCGTTGACGGCGACCGCGACTCCGGCGGTGGCGACGGACATTCGCAAGGCGTTTGACATAAAGGAGGTCGATCATGTGCAGACTCCGTTTCGGCGGGCGAATCTGGCGTTGCTGGTGACGCCGAGTGCGGTGGACAAACGATTGGAGGTTTTGACGCGCAGGCTGAAGCAGTCGGGCAAAGGGCGTTTGTTTCCTGCGGTGGTGTATGTGACGCTGCAACAGACGGCGGAACAGGTGGCCACGCATCTGGCCAAACAGGGGGTGAATGCGAGGGCCTATCATGCAGGGTTGCCGGATGAGGTGCGCGCGGAGGTGCAGGAGGCCTTCATGCGCGGAACGGTGGACGTGATGGTGGCGACGATAGCGTTTGGGATGGGGATCGACAAGGCGGATGTGCGGGCGGTGTTTCACTACAATCTGCCAAAAACGCTGGAGAATTATCAGCAGGAAACGGGTCGCG from Phragmitibacter flavus carries:
- a CDS encoding hybrid sensor histidine kinase/response regulator, whose protein sequence is MDTPDKLSVLMVDCGAGVRSLAGEALIEAGFELVGAESERLGLQDALDLAGRREVDVVVMGSEEKDVQRILTVARQLLLEGGPVAVVHLMSADEVERISEVLGNDLGECVLVPFSKEQLAVSVQAAVARRLRVMEAKLPELGVMEVLDGLDEGLLVADFAGRVKWVNRAATLMLGMEGNELLGRDLSSVYQVNLPDGGEVKSFSAATGVPRLLSLKNKLGEVGLIEDRCSVLHDAMGEVQGVAILFRRLSKVEAAAKERDSNLVDSVTDPLLAVDAEWKIVFANGAAARWLGAVGENLRGRWWWELLPESAREMHEAAFVKAWERREALGAEIFMEGSGAWYEVRSYPHGDGRLMWMKDITTRKLEWERGNRLDRLESLGLLARGFAHDFNNLLTVLLGNLSLAEHRLGAGGPVMEIQSARQATLLAQGLVQQLLTFARGGAPVKRAIALADLVKHFFEQHPKVVGIEYGIEVQEGLPSMALDPNQIRRLLGNLVRNAEQATSRGGRIVVKCEAADPSSMFGHDVLKDAPESLAGMVLEVEDNGEGIEAQNLPHIFEPYFTTRKKQNATGLGLTVCESIARAHGGTINVYAVKPRGTRVRFFLPVEEDAAGNDGEPEMLEMKGPGPGRTPRILVLEDDHLVRALICRGLQSQGYEVTETVDGLETVRLYEQSMKEGRAFDVVILDLSIPNGMGGVRTMEKLRALDPQVLALVSSGYSDDPAMAQPSAYGFAAVLPKPYEPLELIHVVQRLLDERMKSGRGGEVNHHSFIILIF
- a CDS encoding alpha/beta hydrolase, encoding MKALAASLLFAALAINISVAQPAASARDPAPVNQRAVPLWPEGAPDAKGPGPEHQPTLDVYCPETNSSGAAVVICPGGGYGGLALDHEGKQVAQYYNSIGVTAFVLTYRHSGTGYHHPTPLNDAKRAIRWVRDHAEEYNIDSSRIGITGFSAGGHLASTAGTLFDKGNPDAPDKIERASSRPDFLVLGYPVISMSDTYTHKGSRNNLLGPDKKADDELAKKLSSQHNVTAETPPTFIFQTDEDTAVPAENAVAFYLALRQNKIPAELHIYQRGVHGVGLMQGDPILSTWSRHLTHWLRNNRFLRPSATGEVSGKITINGKPITWGSITFVPEDNLLPLITARIRNGEFSAKNRDQIPVGKHHLKIMFSAADANLSTQQAPAGIAETTKISPNSPDELTTEVREGVNNLTLDLNWAQ
- a CDS encoding efflux transporter outer membrane subunit; amino-acid sequence: MAPRPTALFSFSILVLASLSSCAVGPNYTKPETPVDEKFSTKESGFSTAAAVPLWWRKFNDAKLNSLIDRAIAANHDLRIAAANIEEARALRNSVRFDYFPTVTSGGSYTNQRSSTQTSQGRFTGFGGGGSNGRGSEVYEAGFDATWELDLWGRVRRSNWAARADVESAEATRNAVMVAITGEVASAYLDLRGLQNQLAVARRNANNQGETLKLTESLLQGGRGTELDTSRSRALLNSTLAAIPLIESAIHQDIHRLSVLVGAQPSALKSELIKSRPMPALPSLVRIGNPADLLRRRPDVYAVEKQLEAATQRVGVATADLFPSVTFNGTAALQAESFSGLGRSGADATSFGPSIRWAAFDLGRVQAQIKASSARTQRSLAEYEQTVLGALEETENALVAYGRQRARRNYLRESANASQQAADLARERYQNGVADFLTVLDAQRELLDAQSQLAESETLTATSLVAIYKALGGGWETNGRTEK
- a CDS encoding response regulator, whose translation is MNLASSPYPEVDVVVADSPTFSLAVVDDHAIIRAIFKSIAEDAPDLRLTWTAPDLAAARQQLVKTRPHLLIVDVSLPDGDGFELTEQVLQTWPTTRVLMISMHDDIDYARRARDLGACGYVAKTTSPKNLLRVLQRICDGDEYFDGI
- a CDS encoding ubiquinone/menaquinone biosynthesis methyltransferase: MTGQDSGFVRNAFASIAGRYVLTNHVLSLGIDVLWRKTTARRVQALNPKFVLDLATGSGDLAAEIQSRCPDAHILGADFSEPMLDQARLRGLKNLIVADALDLPIEDATADVVTVAFGLRNMASWADALKEMARVLKPGGSLFVLDFSLPTSRPLRAAHLFYLRHFMPRIAGLLTGERAAYQYLCGSIEKFPSGNAMCQLIDSNGFTDCTCTPLHGGIASLYEAKR
- a CDS encoding SMP-30/gluconolactonase/LRE family protein, producing MPVRPPHSHALRALLCLLMVVVMIGCSLHSAFAAKPPALEVLFQLPLAPAGLTMVPNGNYLLSVSFEQRPQNRIVEINKKGESKPFPNESVSQAAPGDPLQLDAIEGMQADKHGIVWMIDHGRRSEITPKVVAWDYDKNRLQRVIHLGAPAILPSSLLDDLVLDPETPFIYIGDPASGPDAALIVLDLNTGMARRVLQGHPSVLANPGLELIIDHQPQVTKRLDGTITDPQGGINPIAIDRKGEWLYFGPMRSTWLFRIRTEHLRNDLLSAEQLASHVEQYASKPLCNGITIDAKNNIYVSDLAAKSIGMITAGSKQYTHLITDPRLLWPDGLCFGTDGKLYFFNNASKLYNVGAAIAPLGSPPPATNYLFRIQTPASGRVGD
- a CDS encoding globin translates to MIDQLHAQLGDEKITRMVGAFYARVKDDDLIGPMYPDDDWEGAEKRLRDFLIYRFGGPDTYIRERGHPRLRGRHLPFKIGVAERDRWLDLMGQAMREAEVPVEVAPVLGAFFAQIADFMRNTEG
- a CDS encoding RecQ family ATP-dependent DNA helicase, producing the protein METMNLRGALKEHFGHEGFRPGQERVVEALLAGKSALAVFPTGGGKSICYQLPALLMEGLTLVISPLIALMKDQVEALKARGIAAARLDSTLSAAEVQGVFADMRAGRLKLLYIAPERLMNESFMERLGQTKIALLAIDEAHCISEWGHNFRPEYLRLAAVARRLKLHPVLALTATATPAVATDIRKAFDIKEVDHVQTPFRRANLALLVTPSAVDKRLEVLTRRLKQSGKGRLFPAVVYVTLQQTAEQVATHLAKQGVNARAYHAGLPDEVRAEVQEAFMRGTVDVMVATIAFGMGIDKADVRAVFHYNLPKTLENYQQETGRAGRDGLPAHCEMLACLDDLGVLRNFVYGDTPTALALKQLVDHLLRKGSEFDISRYDLAHTVDIRPLVLETVLTYLELEGVLQPLGAFYNGYQVHFTHGEERVLSGHKPERQQFLKRLFDSGKRGYRWLTLDMTVAMEATGDGRERIMKALLWMEEAGDITLKPSGLRHRYRLCENAGQRDPAVICKRMQALFAAREVADAKRLEEVVGLASDPGCLTRHLLRHFGEVMEEDCGTCSSCVEGLTVPRQLPKSPEPLITTEHVQQIQAVMAEGHAALRAPRQLARFLCGLSSPATTRARLSRHDAFGLLEGYPFQVVLEQTESQ